The Onychomys torridus chromosome 2, mOncTor1.1, whole genome shotgun sequence sequence TATAGCCCATTTCCTTTATCCAATCCTTTGTGAAATGTGAAATGTGTTGCAATACACATCAATATGCAGGTGTCTCTACAATATGTAGGGCTGGACTATTGTTTATCTATCTGTTGGCTTCATGACTGCACCTTAGTCTACTGATACTTTAACTGCTGTCTGTGCTGTGTAGCtgccaaatgtagtttttaatgaAGTCTCTCATTCTTGTTACCAATatagactcaggagtcagatgttgaGTTGAAAACCTGCTAGGTCAGAGTAGCCGAGAAGCTGACTTTCCTTTTCAGCaggagacccagcaagagaagcATCTTTCCACTCATCCCAAATCAAAAAAAGACTGAAAATCTAGAGATTTCCTTCCCGTGCATCTCTCTATCTGTATTCCTGGGTCTTCCATACTCTCTATGGCTAATAGCTGACTCTGCccccctgatccaaggttaaCTTAACTAATACGGTCTTGaagtttcacagtgtgatcaaatatcccacaacattggACTCCTTTGGGTAAATACCTAggagtgatgtagctggatggTATGAAAGAGAAGCCTCTgcactgacttccatagtggctgaaCTAGTTTACACTTCCACCACCAGTGAATAAGGAGGCACTATTTACAGCATTTAGGGATACATTTTTTTAGTGCATATCCTAGTTAGTATTGCTTTCTTAGTAACTGTAATTCTGACTGGAAGAGATTTGTTAATTGgggtttgttgtggaatattacttcaattatgtaaagatgtgttacatttgtttatgctgcatttgtttaatgatgtaaagatgtgatgccttgcctgcctaaggtacctgattggtctaattaatagctgaatggccaatagctaggcagtagaaggataggcagggctgactgaagagagaataaggagaagagagagaagagaatgagggagaaagacagggagatGTCCAGAACCAGCCAGCCAGAAACAGAGTAGGACAtgcagaatgaaaggtaaaaagccctgaggcaaaatgtagatgaagagaaacaggttaaattatgTTCTAAGAGGTAGCAAGAAAAGAGTTTAAGCTAAGGTCAAGCACTCATAATTAACAGTAcatctccgtgtcatgatttgggaggtgGTTGGTGGCCCCCCCAAAAAGCTTGCTACAGTGGTTTTAATTTCATCTCTCTAATGACTGATGaagttaaatgtgtttttttttttttccaggcttaGTGGCCATTTCATCcttttgagaattgtctgttcatttcattaaTCCATTTAATCCATTTACAGATTAGGTTATTTGAGTTCTTGTTTAGCttttttgggttctttgtttATTCTCTATATTTATTATCAGTCAGATGTATAGCTACCAAAGATTTTTCTCACATTCTGTGGGTGGTTTCTTTACTGTTTGCTTTGCTCTGTAAAAGCTTTGTAATTTTACAAGGCCTATTTGTTAATTGTCTTTATTTCCTGAGCTATTGAGGTCCTCTTCAGAATGTCCTTGCCTCTTTCTCAAAGtctttccccatttttttctctctctaattaCTATTGAGTTTTAGGTCTTACATTAAAGTATCTGAGAAATTTAGAGTTTACTTTGGTGGACAGAGAGAGATAACTACCTTATATCTTTGTCTTCCAAGTGTGGGGATCCAGTTTTcctagcaccatttattgaaaaggctttcttttcttcaattcTTTGTCAGAATCAGGTGGCTGAGCTGGGTATGgcggttcatgcctttaatcctaacactcataGAGCATAGGCAGGtatgaaaccagcctggtctgcattgCTGGTTCAGCCACGAATACATAGTGAGGTCATGCCTGAAAAAAAATTAGGCAACTGTACTGTGTAGGCTTATCTCTGGAtcttcttactatattttatgaTCTACGTGTTTGTATTTATGCCATACTGTGCTGTTTTTGTAACTATATCTCTATAGTATAATTTGGAATCaggaatattattatttttgctcAAGACTGCTTTGAATatctggtttttaattttttgtgtgcttccacatgaattttaatctttttattatttggaagaatggtgttgaaattttgatgggaattacaTTATAGATTGATTTGGGGATGGGATTTTATAACATTAATTATTCTAAGAATGGCAAGTCCTTCCATCTTATAGTATCTTCaattttcttcttaaatgttTCTTCGTAAAGTTCTTCACTTCCTTGGTAGGTTATTACaaagtttctttatttcttaaaggaaattttaatgtttttgtttccttgacttcTTCCCTTGAATGTTTATTGtagtatatattattataatttctaTTACTAGAAATTCTATTATAGGCATACCATGTATTGGGTATGTTAGTAAACACATAATGATTTCTTCATGTTAATATTATATCTTGTcactttgctaaaagtgtttatcatatttaatattttcctggTAGACTTTTGGCTCTCTTATCTATAGAGTGGTATCATCAGTGAATAGACCATTTGACATCTTGCCTTTGACCACCTCCTCTTGTCTTACTGCTTTAGCTAAGACTTCAGGTGTGGTCTGGGATGAGAGTGGAGAAAACGGACACCTTTGTGtcttattttagtggaaatgctatGAGTTTCCCCCATTTAGTATATAATCTTGTCCATAGACTTCATTATGTTGAAATATGctcatgaaataaatttaaaagattaataaTATGGTAAGATCTACATATAAAAATTTAGTTACATGGTAgctgaaataaaactggaaagatactatcatgaaaatacaggcaaatgGGTCACtggaataaaataacaaatatacaaACAGGTCCAATTATACTTAGGTAAGTTTGATATGTAATTGTGATGACTAGTTATTGGtaaacttgacagaagctagagtcattagGGAAGAAGTGTCCTCAGCTGAGAAAACACCCACCAGATTGGtatgtaggcaagcctgtggtacattttcttgactaataattgatgtgggagggctcagctcactgaAGCTGGTACTACCCCTGGGATGTTGATGGTCCTGGATGCTGTGAGAAAGTGGACTGAGTGaggcatggggagcaagccagtaagcatcacttCTCCACAaactctgctcctgcctccaggttcctgtcctgacttccctggatgatggactaaaagccataagctaaaataaaccctttcctccccaaattgattttgttggtcatggtgttttactacAGCAATAAAGAACCTAAATAAGATAGCAATAAGGGTACAATTTCATTTCAGTAGAAAATTCATAGActgtatttcataaaataaaaggatttgatatttttctctatatattttcaaaagctattttggttacctgcatatatgtatgtgtaccacaggtattcagtgtccatggaggctagAGATGGcatctgatctcctggaactggagttacagatagaccattgtgagccaccatgtgggtgctggggacaaagcctgggtcctttgcaagagcacttAAGCctaagtgctcttgaccactgatccgtctctccagcaccatttttCTCCATGTTTGCCATTTTTGGttgcacatcttttttttttttttttttttttttttttttagtgtagatCTAAGTTTCCATTTGGAATAATTTTTCTCCTGCCAgaagaacttttaatatttttgttaccAAAGCTCTGTTAATGATGAATTCACTCctcttttgttttcctgaaaacaAAGTTATTTCATCCTAGTTTTGACAACAGATAGGAAATAAACAAGGTGATTGTGTAATTGCCCCCAGCCAACTATCCTCAGTAGGTCATAGCACAGGCAGTGTAACTCAAACGGAGCCCACAAGCATCCTTCAGTTGAAGCAAGGGGGATCAGAGTGTCTGGAGTACTTAAGCCAAAACCCAATGAATTAGTGTTGTGGGTGGATACTAGAGGCACAGAAAGGATTCCTTGAGTCTTCAGCACATGCATTTGAAGAAACAACTTAATAAAGTTCAGAGTAAGAGTGGGAACAGTTCACTGTGTCTATAAATCAGACTGGAAAATCTTGTACTTCATTGGGCACTATGGGACAGTACCAAACAGCCAAATGTATGTGTGAGTAGAGCACCAGGAGATGGTTAAAAACAGAAGGTATCTGAATAAAGCATGGCTGAAAAGCTTTCAGACTTGAAAATTGTAAGCCTGtagatccaaacagccagcaaaCTCCAagcatataaaatatgaaaaatatctaAGACCCATAGTATTCTAAATGTTCAGAACCAGTGATAAGAAATTGTTTAAAGTGGACAGAAAAGAAGATGCAtcagatacaaaagaaaaaataataacagaatcTTCTCCCCAAAACCACAATGGTGGAGAGAGGTTGCTGAAGAACTCAAAGAACACATTGTGGTAAGTGAGAACCCACGCTGATGTGAATAGCCAGTCAACATGGGCTTGATTTTGAGAATACTTGAGCAACATTCAAACAACAATGACCAATTTTCCCTTCATGTTCTTCAAAATTTGGTATCAGTTAAGAAATCAACTGTGAGAAACAGAGATCAATATTAGGTTTACTACTGATGAAGTTGATTAGAGAATTGGAGACTTCCTTAGATTGCTGATGAAATTGAGTTAGGAGTAACTGTGAACCTCTGAGTGAGACAATCTACTTGCACAGTAACAGATATACCTCTCCTTGGTCCTGTCACAGGGCTGGAGGCTGACAGTGTGTAAAGTGAATATGAGCCCAGATAGACTGAGCTGAGCAAAATGTTCTCAACTCCTTTTCTGAACTTACCAATCTGATAATTAACTCTTCCCATGGAGAAGTAAGTGGACAATACAAATCCGAAAGTGATGAGGTATCCTTTCCCCCATGAAAAGTAGAATCATGGGAGAATTATGCTCTCTCCAATAACAACCagtacaattatttaaaaatatgaacatgAAGTAGATAATAATTTTTAGCCAAGACCTTGGGGATGCTCACTTTGGCCTGCTCTAAAGCAGACCATGGGTCAGTCATTTAGGTCTAAGCAGTTTACATAGCAGTTTATATATTGATTGATCTGAGAGTTCCAGTAAAGGCTGTATTTGGGGAACTTGACTGACAGCTGATGTACTTTTGACAATTGACTGAATCTTGAGGGCTCTAATCTTATCAATGAATCAATCTGTTGATGGATTCATAAAATGATGGCATTAATGAAATGTGGTAGAGGGTAAAGGGGGGCTAGCAGGTCcctgcatgtgagtgtgtgtatgggggaatGCCTTGAAAAATTCTATCTTGTCCCTCACCACttgtcctttttgttttcctgttcacCATGAATGAGCAGCTCTACCTCATcatctgctccctgccatgatactCAAGCTGGCTCAGGCTTACAGCAATGGATCCTGCCCACCAGGGGCTGATGTCTTTGAAACCCTGAGCcaagagaaatattttttcctttaagttgTTATTTTAGGggttgtcacagcaatgagaaactAACACAGAAAATGACATCAATGTAGGAGTCACCATTGAAGTGAGATAGAATCAAAGGAAGACAATGGCAGGACGTTCTTGGATAGCTCTTCTGTAGGTGGAGCCAACCCAGTAGCCTGGCCTCCCTCAGGCATCCTCTGGGGGGTTTTAGCAGTTGGAAACTGATGAGTCCTGAAGGCACAGTGATAGGGCCCTGATAAGGTATATTCAATAAATTTTATAGTACTTTTGCTGTCTATAAGTGAGAATCTAATTGTAAGCCCTTACCCTCCGGGACTGGCAGAATATCTCACTCCACTCCTCATTGGTCTTGTCTGTGGTAGGTTGGGCGATGGttccagaagatttttttttttttttttaaattagagacAAGCCACCTTATGCTTTTTATCAACTGACAATTCTTCCCTGTCTGTATACAGAATCTCAATGCCTCAGACAGTTCCTTCTGGAAcaattttcctcttcttcccagccAGCCCCGGTGGGTTCACCTTTTCAGGCTCTGGCGCTAGGACAGGAAGTAAGATGTGTGAATGTTTCTTCATGGGGAACAGAAGATTCTTTCTAAGCAGATGGGTTGGTGAGCCCTGGCCATCTTTGCATTGTTGTTCCAATCATAAGGGTTCTTTAATGTCTGGTTGTTCAGCCACAGCTGGGAGCTTAAGGCCAAAACTGTGTCTCTTTGGGCACAGtttgcttccctttctcccttttctcagaGCACTGATCAGTTGTTAGAACCTGGAAAGTTTCATCCTCTCTGCTTCTGGGTTATGGAGCTATCCCTAGAGGATTTCTAATGACGCCCCATCATCCTTAATCCTGAACATCACACCTTCTGTTAGTCCAGACTTTACATAAAGGAAAGCCAGGAAGAATAGCTGACTCGAGTGCCCCTCCTCCAATGTCACCTGAAGCCAAGGCTAACAAAAGGCTGTATACCTTTTTTAGcttggagggaagagaaaaaaaaatatcaaaagactAAAACATAAATTAACAACTCAACAGGATTCTGCAGGGAAATCAGAATGAACCAAAACATTTTAGCTGCATGTTATATCCATTCTTCACGTGGCTGTTAATCCCCTAACCACTGGAATACCATCCTTCTGCCAAGCAAACCACAAACCCAGTGCAAACTGCATGACACCAGGTAGCTAGGCAAAGGCGACTATGCTGCCATGTAAACAGAACCTTGCTAAGAATCATGGTAGtcccacataattaaaaagtcaGGCCTTGAAGTAATTAATTCAAAGGTCACCGAAGAGCAAGCTCATTAGCTAGAGTACATGTTTCCTGGTTATAAAATCGatctctgtctctatttcctcttttgttttaaggctttaaaaaaaataaatgtggtatAAAACTGATCGTTTGAAGATATACTTGTGTAagtttacatacatatatctttGTGTAAAAACCACATTTTGGATACAAACTGTTCTACGATCCAAAATTCTTGATGTTGCCATTTGGACACCTGATCATCTCTAACCACCTTTCTGTAGCCTTGCCTTGTACAGAATACCATATAAATGGCATCAAATAACATCTGGACTTTTGAGATGGTCTCTTAGCACACTTGGAGATGTGTCTCTACTATGCACATCAATAGTTTATTCTTATGGTTGAGCCATCCCCCTTCATGGGAGAAATGCATTGTGTTTACTTGTTTACCCACTGAAGGATGCTTGAGTTGCTTGCAAGTTTTGGAATTGGAGTAGGGTCACAACAAACATTTGTCCAAATGCATTTCCATTTCTCTAGGATAAACATCTAGATTTAGGATTGCTCAGTCGTCTGGTAAGAGCCTATTCATCTTCATATACAACCAGAAAACAGTTTTCCAGTGTACCATTCCATTTTGTATCACCAAACACTGTCATCTGGGTTTTTTCACATCTTCACCAACACTCGATATTGCCAGGCTGTTGAATTCCTCGGCTAGGTGCATGGTGACATCTCACATGGTTTTATACTGTCTCTCTCACTAATGCTGCCACCTGCCTGGCTGTTTATTTCacttcctttttcccttcagtTTTCAGATGATAACTAGATGTGTGTATATACCTTGTgggtgtttgtatttgttttgctagatgttttcttttctttttttttttaaatggaagtatTTTATTGTGATTCCATATAATAGAAACCATATTGCATCTGCCTAACCACAGCAAAATGAGTCAAAAGTAGCAGTACTAGTGATTCAAGTATTCATTCTGAATGAAAAGAGGATGGTTTTAACTGATTGagttttcaaatataattttgcaCTGATTAGAATTAGTGTCTTCTCTTAAACTTCTGTATTGAACAACAAATAACTAGGTATAGTTTATTCACTAGTACTAGATTGGAAAAAAGCTTACAAACTTCCCATTCACTTCCTCCTCTTATCTTCCACATCATTTCCAGGGGATTTCGAGGGAAACAGATCTGTCTTCCCTTGAAAGCATATGGACAGTCCCAATTCCCCCAACTCCATTCTGTCcttttgaaatgtgtttctttctggCCTAATAGAACAAAATACTAGTAGGATTTTGAAAATCTAAGTTCTGGCTCCTTGTACCATAAACTACAAACAACTCAGTCACATGTTCTTTAGACATCCACCTTAACTACAAGAACTTGTATTTGCTTGGTCCTTTCTCATTTATTGTCACCACTGTCCTGAACTCATACAAAGTGCATTATACTTTTATAGCAATTAAATTACAGAGGCCAAACAATACAGCCAGGAACCCACAAGTATAACATGCCATATTGCCTCATCTGAGATTCTATTACTGGGGTGTGTTATGCTCCTGAGTTTAAGTGAATGAACTGGTAATTTCCCATGTCCTTCACggactgtatttttatttttgcttgctaCATTTTCTCCTAGAACGAAAGCAGGTATAAACATCTGGCCATAGAATTTGGATCCTCTTAACAGTGCCTTAcatatttatcttatttctaaGTTAGAAGTTATTTGTTCAAATAGTTCTAAGTCTCTCCAAAAGTTACCTCTATTTGTCTAAAGAGAGACTGCTGACCTGTTACAGATGCCACTAATTCTTCTAAAAAGTTACTTTCTACCTAAAACCAATTCAAAACATCAACATTCTCCAGAGAGCTAATCaatacttttctgcttttgtactcagttttctctttcttcatttgggAATAGTCACCATGTCTCATTGCTGAGAATCTCTTCCCTAACAAATGCCGCTCTTGCAGGAATCAGGAGCTCTTGCTTCAGTGTCTCCTACAAAGAACCAACAGCCAAGGCTGGAAAGTCAGACTTAATATTAAATGATTTGGGCCACAGGACCAATTTAAAGCTCATGTGTCTAAAATTATAATTACTTGTAATTAATTTATACATGGGATTAGCCATGCTGACATATACCAAGGAACTACACatacgtaaattttaaaaaaaagaacattctatGAACAATCCTGAAGAGGTCACAGAGCACTCAAAGTAGGGGCATTCAGTTCACAGTAACTTGTATAATTAAGTACACTAAAAACAAGGACACAGAGCTTGGGAGTACACAGAGGATgttgttttactgttttcttcattttgatggTATTGCTTTCCTGTCTTCAGGAGGGAAGACCTTGACttcaaaagtaacaaaatatttcAGGAGGAAGTTTACATCTTTCAGTTCTAAATAGTACTCTTGGGCAATTTTCTCAGCAATCCATGTTTCTGGAGAAAGTTTATGATTATTGAGAAGTGTCAATGCTTCTACAACAGAAATTTTGCCTTTGGGAATGTCCATGACACTCTTAGCCAAGTGATGTCCGATGGGAAGTCTGAATTCCTTCGGTTTTTGCTGTGGTTCATCATCTTTTACCAGCAGGGAAGACACCGGATCTTTGGAATCGACATAGACATCTTTTAGTAACAACAACAGCTCATTATcttttctagaaacttcctcTTTGATTTCTGGATGCTGGCTCAGCTGCTCACGCAGGAGGCTGCGGGTGGACGGATGCTTGGGGGCCGTGGAGGGCTTCATCTTGCTGAGCTCCCGCTCCAACCGGTTCTCCAGGTTGAAGTTCCTGAAGGCGCGGGTCACGCGAACCCCCATCTCTATACCTTGATGCCCGGGGGTCACCGCGCACATTGGGGAGGCGCCGGCGCGGGTCTGCTTGatgttttctatgattttgatTTGTGATTAGTGtcattaattttagaaaattttgaGCCATTATTCTTTGAGGAATTTCATCTATCCTGTACTGTTCTCTTCTTTGAGGAGTTCCAAATCCATTACTGGTGATTATTTTGTCTTCTCAGAACGTGCtctgagggaaaaacaaaaacaaaaacacctttatCTTTTGCCATATATGTaagtgtgaatatgtgtgtggttgagtgtgtgtgcctgaatgttTTAAGAACAAAAGATACTTAAGTAGTGTTTTTAATGCTTAGAGACTGGCatttctcttcccccctccccccaggcatGAGTGTGGGGTATCACAGGTCTAGGGAGGAGCTGGGCTGAGTAACCCAGGGTACAACACAGGCTTTGGGTTTCTTCAATGATTCCTTCCCCTTGAGGATGTGGTCATTACCAGAAGGTTTCTGCTCTTTCTCCCTAGAGAGAAATTTCCACAagcattttttcaattttttttttttttttcgagacagggtttctctgtggagctttgcacctttcctggaactcactctgtagcccaggctggcctcgaactcacagagatccgcctgcctctgcctcccgagtgctgggattaaaggcgtgcgcaccaccgcccggcttgtttggACTATTTTACTTTAACCTTTGTACTGTTTCTTAGAGACTCTCATGTATGTACATACttggttgtttctttgagacTCTTGCGTATGTACATACTTTGTCTTGATCATACCAGCCCCAATCCCCCTCTGCCACCGCTCCAAGTCTTCCCATATGGCCCTCCCATCGTCCTTTCCTCTTTCATGGCTACTGACACGGATGTCCGCTACTGTGTGGGGTATGAGGGGCTTGCtctcagattcctgcttcagTCTCAGGCAGGTCTCGGGAGCCTGGGTCCTGGGGCTGTGGCCCTCACAAGGGCACCTGTTTTCAGAAGCCTTGGCCATCCTAGAGCACGACCCTGCCTTTCCTTGCAGGTGGGGCTTTAACAACCCTGCTTCCCTTCTCACTGGTAGATCTCATCTAAGGTACTACCCCCCTCCCCATAATGAAAACCCCTCCATGTAGAACACAGGAAGATGGGTCTGGGGGGTTCTGCAATGTCCCTGGTATTCTAAGGACAAAAGCTTTCTCGGGATTTCCCCTGATTTTCCAGTTAGTGTCTGGTGGGGTTTACAGAGTGACACTCCGCGAAAAGAAGGCTTTAGACTCCTGCCCTCCCGTCTGTGGGCAGTAGGAGCTTTACACTCTCATTGAGACGCTCCAGCCTTTAAACTCTGAAACCCTAGTGAAATCTTAGCACTGGATTTGCACTTGGCACCATTTGCCTAGGTGATGAGTGTGGCTGCCCCTGAGCCCGCTCCCCAGATGGggcttgtttctctttatttttggaTAGATATTTGCCTTGTGAAAGTTCAGAAAATGTTGCTAACCTGCTTTTTGCTGCAGTTTTTCCTGTTATGTGTATGACCACTGTGCCTTTTCCTTTAGAGACGGAACAGAAATACACACTCTGCTTTGAGAGTTTATGTTTCTAAGCTGGGATTTTCTATATTGTATTTTCCTTGTCTGGGCTCCTGCTTCTCAATGTCAGGGCCTTTAGTTAGCTCCATTTCTCCCTCAGTTACTTTGCAATTTCCACAGCTATGGTTTAGATGTAATTGACTCCCCGACACCCATGTGTTGGATGTTGGGTCCCCTGAAGTAGGACCCGTGGGGGTGGGGCCTGGTGGGAGGCCTGCCTGCAGCAGCGACTAGAACagttcttcct is a genomic window containing:
- the LOC118577167 gene encoding NADH dehydrogenase [ubiquinone] 1 alpha subcomplex assembly factor 4-like, producing MGVRVTRAFRNFNLENRLERELSKMKPSTAPKHPSTRSLLREQLSQHPEIKEEVSRKDNELLLLLKDVYVDSKDPVSSLLVKDDEPQQKPKEFRLPIGHHLAKSVMDIPKGKISVVEALTLLNNHKLSPETWIAEKIAQEYYLELKDVNFLLKYFVTFEVKVFPPEDRKAIPSK